A single region of the Musa acuminata AAA Group cultivar baxijiao chromosome BXJ1-11, Cavendish_Baxijiao_AAA, whole genome shotgun sequence genome encodes:
- the LOC135597209 gene encoding probable pyridoxal 5'-phosphate synthase subunit PDX1, translated as MSDSGVVMVYGNGAALTEPKKSSTFSVKVGLAQMLRGGVIMDVVTPEQARVAEEAGACAVMALERVPADIRAQGGVARMSDPGLIKEIKRAVTIPVMAKARIGHFVEAQILEAIGVDYVDESEVLTPADEQNHINKHNFRVPFVCGCRDLGEALRRIREGAAMIRTKGEAGTGNIIEAVRHVRSVMGDIRALRNMDDDEVFTFAKRIAAPYDLVMQTKQLGRLPVVHFAAGGVATPADAALMMQLGCDGVFVGSGIFKSGDPARRARAIVQAVTHYSDPEILAEVSCGLGEAMVGINLSDAKVERFASRSE; from the coding sequence ATGTCGGACAGCGGCGTCGTGATGGTCTACGGCAACGGCGCGGCCCTGACGGAGCCGAAGAAGTCGTCCACCTTCTCCGTGAAGGTGGGGCTGGCGCAGATGCTGCGTGGCGGGGTCATCATGGACGTGGTCACGCCCGAGCAGGCCCGCGTTGCCGAGGAGGCGGGCGCCTGTGCCGTCATGGCGCTCGAGCGTGTCCCTGCGGACATCCGCGCCCAAGGCGGCGTCGCCCGCATGTCCGACCCTGGCCTCATCAAGGAGATCAAGCGCGCCGTCACGATCCCCGTCATGGCCAAGGCCCGCATCGGCCACTTCGTGGAGGCGCAGATCCTGGAGGCCATCGGGGTCGACTACGTGGACGAGAGCGAGGTCCTCACACCGGCCGATGAGCAGAACCACATCAACAAGCACAACTTCCGGGTGCCATTCGTGTGCGGCTGCCGCGACCTGGGCGAGGCCCTCCGCCGCATCCGTGAGGGCGCCGCCATGATCCGCACCAAGGGTGAGGCCGGAACCGGCAACATCATCGAGGCCGTCCGCCACGTCCGCTCCGTCATGGGCGACATCCGCGCCCTCCGCAACATGGACGACGATGAGGTCTTTACCTTCGCCAAGCGCATCGCTGCCCCCTATGACCTTGTCATGCAGACCAAGCAGCTCGGCAGGCTCCCTGTCGTCCACTTCGCCGCCGGTGGGGTCGCCACCCCCGCCGACGCGGCCCTCATGATGCAGCTCGGCTGCGATGGCGTGTTCGTCGGCTCCGGCATCTTCAAGAGCGGTGATCCGGCGCGCAGGGCCAGGGCTATTGTCCAGGCAGTCACCCATTACAGCGACCCAGAGATCCTGGCGGAGGTGAGCTGCGGCCTGGGAGAGGCCATGGTGGGGATCAATCTGAGCGACGCTAAGGTGGAGAGGTTCGCCAGCCGCTCAGAATAG